The following nucleotide sequence is from Pedobacter sp. PACM 27299.
TCCTAAAGGGAAAATATGCTATGGAAGAATTGGATGAAACAGATTTACTGCTACTAAAGATATTAGGCGACAACTCAAATTACACGGTAAAAGAGCTCGCCGCTAAGGTAAACCTCTCCACCTCACCAGTTTTTGAGCGCATAAAAAGGCTGGAAAGTACAGGGTTTATTAAAAAATATATTGCAGTATTGGATGCGGAGAAATTCAACCAGGGCTTTATTGTTTTCTGCAACATCAAACTCAAACAGCACGATAGAAAGATAGGTCACCGCTTTGTAGAAGACATTCTAAAGATTGATGAAGTGGTAGAGTGTTATAATATCTCTGGGGATTATGACTTTATATTAAAAGTCTATGCAAGAGATATGAAGCATTACCAGGATTTTGTTTTTAACAAATTGGGATCTGTTAAAAGTATAGGAAGTACGCACAGTACCTTCGCCATGGCAGAGATCAAGAACTCTTATAATATTAATTTTTAAACTTACAGCCCGGTATAAAAACCGGGCTGTAAGTTCTATGACAACTGGCCGTCAATCAACAAAACCGACTTAATCGACTGTTATTTAGTTAAATAACACCAACCTAACGTTTACCTGGTTCAGTATTCTTTAACGGATTGGAACTGGTTGCTGATCCTCTCCAATGGCGACTAAAGTAAAAGCGCCGCTCACTACTTTTTCCCTGAACTCTTCGCTCATTTTTTCCAAATAAACCTCCACCTGAATCGTAATACTGGTATTCCCGATTCGTTGAACCCGTCCAACCAATTCTACCAGCGTACCGGCAGGAATGGGTTTGCTGAAATCGATCTGACCACTGCTCACCAATACAAAGTTTTTCCGGCTAAATCGCGTCGCCGTCATGAAGGCAGTTTCAGTCATCATCATTAATATACGTCCGCCAAACATCGTATTGTGGTGGTTGGTCGTATCAGGAAACACAACTTTAAAAACATGTGTTTCCGATTTATTGATCTTTTCCGCTATCGTCATTTTAATTTCTGTTATTATTGATCTGCACCCTGCCATTTTCCATCCGCCACTTATCCCTATCATTACTGAATCAGACCAGTCCAGGTATTCCAATGTATAGGCTCCAGTATGGTTCAATATTAATGACTTACTTATAAAAATTTAAATCTCTCGTTTCTTCATAGTTGCAGGTCAGCAAATCTAAAGCACCGACAGCACCCATTGTAGGAACATATACTTTTACAAAATCGATGCCTGGTAAATGAACTTTTTTACCGTTCGCATCCACAGCCCAGCTGATGTCGATTGATGAATCCTTAATCCCGCCATAACCCCAGTCGAAAGTAGCTACGTTAAAGCTGGTGCCTGCGCCATCACTTACATCTTTAACCGGCACATACACTTTCGTTCCTTTCAAAGTATACGAATCCCCAAGCCACTGCGGGTAATAATTCCATCGTCTAAACTTTGTAGTCTTCGTAATGGCACCTGATCCGTTTTTATTGTCGG
It contains:
- a CDS encoding Lrp/AsnC family transcriptional regulator, coding for MEELDETDLLLLKILGDNSNYTVKELAAKVNLSTSPVFERIKRLESTGFIKKYIAVLDAEKFNQGFIVFCNIKLKQHDRKIGHRFVEDILKIDEVVECYNISGDYDFILKVYARDMKHYQDFVFNKLGSVKSIGSTHSTFAMAEIKNSYNINF
- a CDS encoding acyl-CoA thioesterase, with the protein product MTIAEKINKSETHVFKVVFPDTTNHHNTMFGGRILMMMTETAFMTATRFSRKNFVLVSSGQIDFSKPIPAGTLVELVGRVQRIGNTSITIQVEVYLEKMSEEFREKVVSGAFTLVAIGEDQQPVPIR